From Ardenticatenales bacterium:
GCGCGCGTTTTTGGCGGCGGTGGAGACGGGGGCGCGGGTGGAGTCGGTGGTTTATTGCCGGCATTTCCTCCGCAGCGAAATCTGTTACACCACCATCGCCGCCCTGGAGCGGCAAGGCGTACCCTGCCTGGAACTGTCGGCGGAGGTGTTTGCGGCGGTGGCGGAGCGGGAGAATCCTGCCGGCATCGGTGCCATCATCACCGCCGCCCACACCCCCCTACACACCCTCTCCGTCCAATCGGGCAGCATCTTCGTCGCCCTCGTCGAAGCCGCCGACCCCGGCAACGTGGGCGCCATCCTACGCACCCTGGACGCCGTTGGCGGCGCGGGCCTCATCCTCATCGGCCAGACCACCGATCCCTTCCACCCCACCGCCGTCAAAGCCAGCATGGGGTCCCTCTTTACCGTGCCTCTCTGCGAAGTGGCGACGCTGGCGGAAGTATTAGACTGGGCGCGGCAGTGTGGCGCGCGCGTCGTCGCCACCTCCGCCCATGCACCGCAA
This genomic window contains:
- a CDS encoding RNA methyltransferase, which gives rise to MITSHRNTLVKRIKRLRQRKYRQQEQAFFVEGPRAFLAAVETGARVESVVYCRHFLRSEICYTTIAALERQGVPCLELSAEVFAAVAERENPAGIGAIITAAHTPLHTLSVQSGSIFVALVEAADPGNVGAILRTLDAVGGAGLILIGQTTDPFHPTAVKASMGSLFTVPLCEVATLAEVLDWARQCGARVVATSAHAPQDYWSAPLTPPLLLLMGSERHGLDPATLAAADLSVSIPMHGSVTSLNLSIATSLLLYEVARQQRPSPDANDG